In one Knoellia sp. p5-6-4 genomic region, the following are encoded:
- a CDS encoding HAMP domain-containing sensor histidine kinase, giving the protein MRSQPLPTARGRRGSLAARLLGAQTLVLLGSAVTSWLVASVVAPGIFHTHLQRAGVAHTASESFHVERAFTDSLLIALGVALVASVLMAFGVTAYFTRRVQRSTAAVATSAADIAAGHYGARVPRPGLGSEFDVLATTINELAARLGDVETTRRRILADLAHEMRTPLASIEAHLEAVEDGVRELDAATLGVLRDGTQRLRRLAEDVSAVSHAEEGRLESRPVPTSPHALLEAAAAAAADAYDAKGVALVVRPGGAEGSVLVDPQRMAQVLGNLLDNALRYTPPNGIVTLTVNRPDRRWVELQVRDTGEGIDPEHLPHLFERFYQADPARARSRGGSGIGLTISRSLVEAHGGGLSASSGGPGQGATFTVRLPVSS; this is encoded by the coding sequence GTGAGATCGCAACCGCTGCCGACCGCGAGGGGAAGGCGGGGCAGCCTGGCGGCAAGGCTGCTCGGAGCCCAGACGCTGGTCCTCCTCGGCAGTGCGGTCACGTCGTGGCTCGTCGCCTCCGTGGTCGCCCCCGGCATCTTCCACACCCATCTCCAGCGCGCTGGAGTGGCGCACACAGCGTCCGAGTCCTTTCACGTCGAGCGTGCCTTCACCGACTCGCTCCTGATCGCCCTCGGCGTCGCCCTCGTGGCGTCGGTCCTCATGGCCTTCGGCGTCACGGCATACTTCACCCGGCGCGTGCAGCGATCCACCGCGGCTGTCGCCACGTCGGCAGCCGACATCGCCGCCGGCCATTACGGCGCCCGAGTTCCCCGTCCCGGGCTCGGATCCGAGTTCGACGTGCTCGCCACCACCATCAACGAGCTCGCCGCGCGGCTCGGCGACGTGGAGACCACCCGGCGTCGGATCCTGGCGGACCTGGCGCACGAGATGCGCACGCCGCTGGCCAGCATCGAGGCACACCTGGAAGCCGTCGAGGACGGAGTGCGCGAGCTCGACGCCGCCACCTTGGGTGTGCTGAGGGACGGCACCCAGCGACTGCGACGCCTCGCCGAGGACGTCAGCGCCGTCTCCCACGCCGAGGAGGGACGGCTCGAGTCCCGCCCGGTCCCGACATCCCCCCATGCCCTCCTGGAAGCAGCCGCCGCTGCCGCGGCAGACGCCTACGACGCCAAGGGAGTCGCCCTGGTGGTTCGCCCGGGCGGCGCCGAGGGGTCGGTCCTGGTCGACCCGCAGCGGATGGCACAGGTCCTGGGCAACCTGCTGGACAACGCCCTGCGCTACACCCCACCCAACGGCATCGTCACGCTCACCGTGAACCGACCCGACAGGCGGTGGGTCGAGCTCCAAGTGCGCGACACCGGCGAGGGCATCGACCCGGAGCACCTGCCTCACCTCTTCGAGCGCTTCTACCAGGCCGACCCGGCCCGGGCCCGCTCCCGCGGCGGTAGCGGCATCGGCCTGACGATCAGCCGGTCACTCGTCGAGGCTCACGGCGGCGGCCTGTCGGCCAGCAGTGGCGGCCCGGGGCAGGGCGCGACCTTCACGGTGCGCCTACCGGTCAGCTCCTAG
- a CDS encoding response regulator transcription factor has translation MWVVAATSRSADPTPSSERSGTALRNGLRALVVEDDVHMASLVGTYLEREGFEVALSHDGLDAVQQAREVDPDIVVLDLGLPRLDGIEVCRRLRTFSDAYVIMLTARADEVDTLVGLSVGADDYMTKPFSPRELVARLRAMLRRPRPLGGGGPETADLRRFGALAIDPVGRDVWLGQEPVSLTRTEFDVLAALSERPRMAFSRRQLVDAVWGETWVGDEHLVDVHIGHLRRKLGDDATEPRFIRTVRGIGYRMGTGE, from the coding sequence ATGTGGGTCGTGGCCGCGACTTCCCGCTCCGCTGACCCGACACCGAGCTCAGAGCGCTCCGGCACCGCGCTGCGCAATGGCCTGCGGGCGCTGGTGGTGGAAGACGATGTCCATATGGCCTCGCTGGTCGGCACCTACCTGGAGCGGGAGGGGTTCGAGGTCGCGCTGAGCCACGATGGTCTGGACGCGGTGCAACAGGCACGCGAAGTGGACCCGGACATCGTGGTGCTCGACCTGGGGCTGCCCCGCTTGGACGGGATCGAGGTCTGCCGCCGGCTCCGGACCTTCTCCGATGCCTACGTCATCATGCTCACAGCCCGAGCCGACGAGGTCGACACGCTGGTCGGCCTCTCGGTCGGCGCCGACGACTACATGACCAAGCCCTTCAGCCCCCGTGAGCTCGTGGCACGCCTGCGGGCGATGCTGCGTCGACCGCGGCCCCTGGGTGGCGGGGGGCCGGAGACTGCCGACCTCCGTCGATTTGGAGCGCTGGCGATCGACCCGGTCGGACGGGACGTCTGGTTGGGGCAGGAGCCGGTCTCACTGACGCGCACCGAGTTCGACGTGCTCGCGGCACTCTCCGAGCGGCCGAGGATGGCGTTCTCCCGGCGCCAGCTCGTCGACGCCGTGTGGGGTGAGACCTGGGTGGGCGACGAGCATCTCGTCGACGTCCACATCGGGCACCTGCGCCGCAAGCTGGGCGATGACGCCACCGAGCCCCGGTTCATCAGGACCGTACGCGGCATCGGCTACCGAATGGGGACCGGCGAGTGA
- a CDS encoding SHOCT domain-containing protein, whose amino-acid sequence MMWNSGMGWGGWLLMLVTTVAFWAVVVFGIVALFRGTRDSGSRPARREEDSADHILEERFARGEIDAEEYRQRKQVLHSAR is encoded by the coding sequence ATGATGTGGAACAGCGGCATGGGCTGGGGTGGATGGCTCCTGATGTTGGTGACCACGGTGGCCTTCTGGGCGGTCGTGGTCTTCGGGATCGTCGCCCTCTTCCGCGGAACCCGCGACAGCGGGTCCCGACCGGCACGGCGGGAAGAGGACAGCGCCGACCACATCCTCGAGGAGCGCTTCGCGCGAGGAGAGATCGACGCCGAGGAGTACCGCCAGCGCAAGCAGGTCCTGCACTCCGCCCGCTGA
- a CDS encoding multicopper oxidase family protein, which yields MPSITRRSLLLGSAAGALSLVGISACTTPRSAVAATAESVRRAEAARRTAGQRTVNAVLSPKVTTVDLGGVVVDTWAYGESLPGPLIRATAGDLLRVSVDNRLPADTSIHWHGVALRNDMDGVPGMTQKPIGAGARFLYEFTAPDPGTYFYHPHSGVQLDRGLHGVLVVDDPAEPGDYDLEWVVVLDDWVDGTGRTPDDVLADLQAGGASNGMGHGGMGGMGGMGHGSMGMGGMGGMDGMGMAGAGEALTSPLLGVAGDVVYPHYLLNGRVPTSPASLSGKAGQRVRLRIVNAGSDTAFRVALGGHRLTVTHTDGFPVQPLEGDALLVGMGERYDVRFTLEDGVFPLVAAAEGKQGQGLAVVRTSGGAPPAASARPAELDRLVVTAMDLLVAPQARLAGRPVERTHDLLLSGSMASYRWTINGQTFPDADALDVSQGERLRLRFRNMSMMFHPMHVHGHTFALNGTGVRKDTVIVRPMQSIAVDLQADNPGQWATHCHNIYHAEAGMMTTLSYQA from the coding sequence GTGCCTTCGATCACCCGTCGCTCGCTCCTGCTCGGATCCGCTGCCGGGGCGCTGTCCCTGGTGGGGATCTCAGCCTGCACCACGCCCAGGAGTGCGGTCGCCGCCACGGCGGAAAGCGTGCGCCGGGCGGAGGCAGCGCGTCGCACAGCAGGGCAGCGCACGGTCAACGCGGTGCTCTCGCCGAAGGTGACCACGGTCGATCTCGGCGGAGTCGTGGTGGACACCTGGGCCTACGGCGAGTCCCTGCCCGGTCCGCTGATCCGGGCCACGGCCGGAGACCTGCTGCGGGTGAGCGTGGACAACCGCCTACCGGCGGACACCAGCATCCACTGGCACGGTGTCGCGCTGCGCAATGACATGGACGGCGTGCCTGGCATGACGCAGAAGCCCATCGGTGCCGGTGCGCGGTTCCTGTACGAGTTCACTGCTCCCGACCCGGGCACGTACTTCTACCACCCCCACAGCGGTGTCCAGCTCGACCGGGGCCTGCACGGCGTGCTCGTCGTCGACGACCCCGCGGAGCCGGGCGACTACGACCTCGAGTGGGTCGTCGTGCTCGACGACTGGGTCGACGGAACCGGCCGCACCCCCGACGACGTCCTCGCGGACCTCCAGGCCGGTGGAGCCTCGAACGGGATGGGGCACGGAGGCATGGGTGGGATGGGAGGCATGGGCCACGGGTCCATGGGCATGGGCGGCATGGGCGGCATGGACGGCATGGGCATGGCCGGGGCGGGGGAGGCGCTGACCTCTCCGCTCCTGGGCGTGGCCGGCGACGTCGTGTACCCGCACTACCTCCTGAACGGCCGGGTGCCCACCTCGCCGGCCAGCCTGTCGGGCAAGGCGGGCCAACGGGTGCGTCTGCGCATCGTCAACGCCGGCAGCGACACCGCCTTCCGGGTCGCCCTGGGTGGGCACCGGCTGACCGTCACGCACACCGACGGCTTCCCGGTGCAGCCCCTCGAGGGCGACGCGCTGCTGGTGGGGATGGGCGAGCGCTACGACGTCCGCTTCACCCTGGAAGACGGCGTCTTCCCGCTGGTCGCGGCTGCCGAGGGCAAGCAGGGGCAGGGTCTCGCCGTGGTGCGCACTTCAGGTGGCGCGCCGCCAGCGGCTTCGGCTCGACCTGCCGAGCTCGACCGGCTGGTCGTCACGGCGATGGACCTCCTCGTGGCTCCGCAGGCGCGGCTTGCGGGGCGACCGGTGGAGCGCACGCACGACCTTCTGCTGAGCGGGTCGATGGCGTCCTACCGGTGGACGATCAATGGCCAGACCTTCCCTGATGCCGACGCCCTCGACGTCAGCCAGGGCGAACGACTGCGGCTGCGGTTCCGCAACATGTCGATGATGTTCCACCCGATGCACGTTCACGGCCACACCTTCGCCCTGAACGGGACCGGCGTCCGCAAGGACACCGTCATCGTCCGTCCCATGCAGAGCATCGCGGTCGACCTCCAAGCCGACAACCCCGGCCAGTGGGCGACTCACTGCCACAACATCTACCACGCGGAGGCGGGCATGATGACGACGCTCTCCTACCAGGCCTGA
- a CDS encoding heavy metal translocating P-type ATPase: MSQTTVLHVGGLHWASSERAIEKSLLRRPGVEAVDANAANQTASVTFDPGVTSVNDLASWVRDCGYHCAGRSVPNHVCEPMEELATHQGHAAPEATPRHAQAAPEAGHGEHTAHEVMGHGGHAGMSMDDMVRDMRNRFVVAAVMTLGITLWSPMGRDMLGFTVPAPFGLRDDVFGLLLSLPVVFYSAWIFFDGAFRALRNRTLDMMVLVAVAVAAGWLYSVGVTLTGGGEVFYEAAAMLTTFVLLGHWFEMRARGGANDAIRALMDLAPPMATVLREGRPVEVPTAEVHVGDLLLIRPGGKVPVDGVVEEGVSEVDESMVTGESLPVAKSPGSEVIGASINTTGTLRVRATKVGSDTALAQIVALVQEAQNSKAPGQRLADRAAFWLVLVALVGGLGTFLVWLWSGASVETALLFAITVVVITCPDALGLATPTAIMVGTGLGAKRGVLVKNAAALEASARIDTVVMDKTGTLTKGEPEVTDVIVDGIDEAQLLSLIASVEHESEHPLAGAIVRYAAERGVAVTAPSRFRNVPGHGAVGEVGGRTVVVGNRKLMAQEGVEMATLLARRDELADSGRTAVLVAVDGRGVGVIGLADAARETSAQAVEALHELGVEVVMLSGDNEATARRIAGQLGIDTVIAEVLPGEKAAKVAELQRAGRRVAMVGDGVNDAPALAQADLGIAIGAGTDVAIETADVVLMRSDPLDVPTALRIGRGTLRKMRQNLGWAVGYNAVALPIAAGVFEPSLGLVLRPEVAALAMSGSSVIVAVNALLLKRLNLPKPPAPAAHEAERRPPGARWQRGLARQGRPQPGQATQPNCPSSSNLQQTPTNSPSCQIQGGSSRVDPPRPPKE; the protein is encoded by the coding sequence ATGAGCCAGACCACAGTGCTGCACGTGGGCGGCCTGCACTGGGCGAGCAGCGAGCGGGCGATCGAGAAGAGCCTGCTCCGCCGGCCGGGTGTGGAGGCCGTGGACGCGAACGCGGCGAACCAGACGGCATCGGTCACGTTCGACCCCGGCGTCACGTCGGTCAACGATCTCGCGTCGTGGGTGCGTGACTGCGGCTACCACTGCGCTGGTCGGTCGGTGCCGAACCATGTCTGCGAGCCGATGGAGGAACTGGCCACGCACCAGGGTCACGCAGCGCCCGAAGCCACCCCGCGGCATGCCCAGGCAGCGCCTGAGGCGGGGCACGGGGAGCACACTGCCCACGAGGTGATGGGTCACGGCGGTCACGCGGGGATGTCGATGGACGACATGGTCCGCGACATGCGCAACCGGTTCGTCGTCGCGGCCGTCATGACGCTGGGGATCACGCTGTGGTCGCCGATGGGCCGGGACATGCTCGGGTTCACCGTGCCGGCACCGTTCGGCCTGCGTGACGACGTCTTCGGGCTCCTGCTCAGCCTGCCGGTGGTCTTCTACTCCGCCTGGATCTTCTTCGACGGAGCGTTCCGTGCCCTGCGCAACCGCACGCTCGACATGATGGTGCTCGTCGCCGTGGCCGTCGCAGCGGGCTGGCTGTACAGCGTGGGCGTGACCCTCACGGGAGGCGGTGAGGTCTTCTACGAGGCCGCGGCCATGCTGACCACCTTTGTGCTCCTGGGCCACTGGTTCGAGATGCGGGCCCGCGGCGGCGCGAACGACGCCATCCGCGCCCTGATGGACCTCGCCCCACCCATGGCCACGGTCCTGCGCGAGGGCCGGCCGGTGGAGGTGCCCACCGCAGAGGTGCACGTCGGCGACCTGCTGCTCATCAGGCCCGGCGGCAAGGTGCCGGTCGACGGCGTCGTCGAGGAGGGCGTCTCGGAGGTCGACGAGTCGATGGTCACAGGGGAGAGTCTTCCCGTCGCCAAGTCGCCGGGGTCGGAGGTCATCGGCGCGTCGATCAACACCACCGGCACCCTGCGCGTCCGCGCGACGAAGGTCGGCTCGGACACCGCGCTGGCCCAGATCGTCGCCCTGGTGCAGGAGGCCCAGAACTCCAAGGCGCCCGGGCAACGGCTCGCCGACCGGGCCGCCTTCTGGCTCGTGCTGGTCGCCCTGGTCGGAGGCCTCGGAACGTTCCTCGTCTGGCTGTGGTCGGGGGCGAGTGTGGAGACTGCGCTGCTGTTCGCCATCACGGTGGTCGTGATCACCTGCCCCGACGCGCTGGGCCTGGCCACTCCGACGGCGATCATGGTCGGCACCGGTCTCGGCGCGAAGCGGGGCGTCCTGGTCAAGAACGCTGCTGCGCTCGAGGCGTCGGCTCGCATCGACACCGTCGTGATGGACAAGACGGGGACGCTGACCAAGGGCGAGCCCGAGGTGACCGACGTCATCGTCGACGGCATCGACGAGGCGCAGCTGCTGTCACTGATCGCCTCCGTCGAGCACGAGTCCGAGCATCCGCTCGCCGGTGCGATCGTCCGGTATGCCGCGGAGCGGGGTGTCGCGGTCACCGCGCCGTCGCGCTTCCGCAACGTCCCAGGGCATGGGGCAGTCGGTGAGGTGGGCGGCCGGACGGTCGTGGTCGGCAACCGCAAGCTCATGGCGCAGGAGGGTGTCGAGATGGCCACCCTGTTGGCCCGTCGCGACGAGCTTGCAGACTCGGGCCGCACCGCCGTGCTGGTGGCCGTGGACGGTCGCGGTGTCGGGGTCATCGGCCTGGCTGATGCCGCGCGAGAGACCTCCGCGCAGGCCGTGGAGGCGCTCCACGAGCTCGGCGTCGAGGTGGTCATGCTCAGTGGGGACAACGAGGCCACTGCACGCCGCATCGCGGGCCAGCTGGGCATCGACACCGTCATCGCCGAGGTCCTTCCCGGCGAGAAGGCCGCCAAGGTCGCGGAGCTGCAGCGGGCCGGCAGGCGGGTTGCCATGGTCGGTGACGGCGTCAACGACGCCCCTGCCCTTGCGCAGGCAGACCTCGGCATCGCCATCGGCGCGGGGACTGACGTCGCCATCGAGACGGCTGACGTGGTGCTGATGCGCTCGGATCCCCTCGATGTCCCCACCGCGCTGAGGATCGGGCGCGGCACGCTGCGGAAGATGCGCCAGAACCTCGGCTGGGCGGTGGGTTACAACGCCGTCGCACTGCCCATCGCGGCTGGTGTCTTCGAGCCGTCACTCGGCTTGGTGCTGCGGCCGGAGGTGGCGGCGCTGGCGATGTCGGGCTCGAGCGTCATCGTGGCTGTCAACGCTCTGCTCCTGAAGCGGCTCAACCTCCCCAAACCGCCGGCTCCGGCAGCGCACGAGGCGGAGCGGCGCCCCCCAGGTGCCCGCTGGCAGCGTGGGTTAGCGCGTCAGGGACGCCCCCAACCGGGGCAGGCGACCCAACCGAACTGCCCATCTTCATCGAATCTTCAGCAAACGCCTACGAATTCGCCCAGCTGTCAGATCCAGGGTGGGTCCTCGCGAGTCGATCCACCACGCCCTCCGAAGGAGTGA